From the Chanos chanos chromosome 7, fChaCha1.1, whole genome shotgun sequence genome, the window ATGATCAATATCATATCAATCCGATTTCAAGGGAGAAAATCAGACAGTCTGGATGCCTTGTTTTTTCGACATCTGTTGTActggttttttttgcctgtgtattacaagaaaacaaaacagacaaaagttAGCTCATACAAAACGCGATATAAAACTGAGAGTCTTTTTATCTCATTATATTATTGACTTCttgtctttccctttttctccctttttccaAGTGAGAATAGCTTTGTTCTAGCAGTAAGGGTACATCAGTAGATTCTGCTGCATTAATTGTATTGctatgcgtgcgtgcatgtgtatttgtgtgtgtgtgcatgtgtgtgtgtgtgtgtgtgtgtgtgtgtgtgtgtgcgcgcgagtgtgtgtgtttgtgcatgtgagggtgtgtgtgtatgatacaTGGTAACACCTCTACTCTTATCATCCTGCAGGGAGGAAAAATaccagaagagacagagagtatgtacacacgcacacactatacacacacacatacagacagacacacatgcacacaccctcataaacacacacacatacagacagacacacatgcacacacgcgcacacacatctATTAAGTTGTCATCCCCACAAACAGACAGTAGTTTCTATGTGTCACAtgccaaaatgtgtgtgtttttaaacagaatcaGAAGAAATACCAGTGGAACCAGCAATAAGGACTGGAGTCATGAAAAAACCAGTTGCTCTTTTGACAGGTAAAGATGgccctgcccacacacacacacacacacacacatctccctctctctctctctctctctctctctctctctctctctactggtTTATAGTGTGAGTTGCTTCTTCTTCAGGTGCCAACCCTCCAGTGGATGGAGATGGTGTGTTTCGCTGGCAGACTGAGGGAGATGCTTTCCAGCAGGAGCTGACCTATAGGAACAGGACACTGGTCATTCAGAAAGAGGGTATTTACTTCATCTACTCTAAGATCTACTACAATGAATCCCCCTGTGGCCTCTTCAAACATGAGGTTGTGCGTCAGACCACACAGTTTCCCACCCTTAAGACCCTCCTGTCCCCACGATACAACGACCCCATGACCCTCATGCAGAACATAAGGTAAGCCTGGTAGCCTTCCCTTACATTAATCAATTCTTGTGTAGTGactttatttttacagttaataAATCAGTTTATCCTGTTTTTTGGGAGATTTCTGAATCATCTTTCCATATCTTCTCGTTTCTTTCCACAGATACCGCTGCCTGAACACCCAGAGGAGCGACCGGACTGATCGTAAGGAGACAGGGAACAGTTTTTTGAGTGGGGCATTTGAGCTGAAAACTGGTGATCTTATCTATGTTAAAGTGAACAATAAATCTCTGGTATTGTCTGGAATGCACGACAACTTCTTTGGTGCATTCATGATCTAGAGGAACTGTCTCAGCTTTGTTGGTTTCATGGTTTCATTCATGTTTCTGTCCATCAATcgttagtgtttttttctttttcttgttcttttttgtgaaaGGTTCCACTGAGTTTATGGTCTAGAACCGTCCTGGAGAGCCAAAGTCcagctgctttttgttttggccTCTTAATTAGATATGGACTCTTACCtggaaaacgtgtgtgtgtgtgtgtgtgtgtgtgtgtgtgtgtgtgtgtgctcttcagccagtcagagactgtgtgtcgTGGGACTGGATTTGGGCCTGGATTATTCctataaatgcttttttttttttttcttcgcttCAATATTTCGTTttcgttgtttttttctgcctcttttcGTCATATATGTTCaatatgcacaaaaaaaagataaagagagggaaaaaaagatcatgtttggtttcatttacATTGGTATTTTTCACTTTATAGAAATACACAGGGTGTAACTTCAGTAGAATTCCTCTCAGTGCATTTGTGACTGTTGTGTCATAATTAAAGGTGGATTTCAGTATAAAAGTCCCTTTcgttgtacacacacaggcacacttacacattatatacaacacacacacacaggcatacttacacattatacacaacacacacacacacacacacacacacacacaggcatacttacacattatatacaacacacacacacacacacacacacacacacaggcatacttacacattatgcacaacacacacacacacacacacacacacacacacaggcacacttacacattatacacaacacacacacacacaggcatactcacacattatacacaacacactcacacacacagacacacacacacacacaggcatacttacacattatacacaacacacacagacacacacacacacacacacacacaggcatacttacacattatacagaACACAGAGGGTGGCATTAGGTTAGGGGACCGGTCTTAACTGGATTGGGCAGGTTATGTCCCCAGACTGAGAGCATGGATTGGGCAGGTTATGTCCCCAGACTGAGAGCATGGATTGGGCAGGTTATGTCCCCAGACTGAGAGCATGGATTGGGCTGAATGACTACCAGTTGAGCgtccaatttacaatttaccaTTTGGCATTTCACAGACACTTTTAActaaagcgacttacaataagcaTCCAGCATTGTttctgataacacacacacacacacactcactcacacacacacacacacacacaggaagagagagatagtgtaACACAGataaagtcacagagagagagaggaagagagagagagagagagagtgagagagagagtgagagagagagagagagagagagagagagagtgagagagagagagagagagagagagtgagagagagagagagagagagggagagagagagagagagagagagggagagagtgagagagagagagagagagagagagtgagagagagagagagagagagagagagagagagtgagagagagagagagagagagagagagagagagagatggagagagagagagagagagagagagagagagagagggggagagagggagagagagagagagagagagagagagagtgagagacagacagagagagagagagagagagagagagtgagtgagagacagagagagagagagagagagagggagagagagagagagagagagagagagagagagagagagggagagagtgagagagagagagagagagagagagagagagagagagagagagagatagacataGTGTACCATAAGtaaagtcacagagagagatgtaacCCAGTGTAACCCAGATGAGGGACACAGATGGGCCACTGTGGTGTGAAACCCttagtgtgaatgagagaggtaGACATGGCTGAATATGTGACATGGCAAAACACTCAgaaatacattaatacattaacCATTGTGGGTCTCAGAGACCacttcctgtctcactctctgcagcacagctatgtgtgtgtgtgtgtgtgtgtgtgtgtgagtgtgtgtgtgtgtgtgtgtgtgtgtgtgtgtgtgtgtgtgtgtgtgtgtgagtgtgtgtgtgtgtgtgtgtgtgtgtgtgtgagtgagtgtgtgtgtgtgtgtgtgtgtgcgtgtgtgcgcgcgtgtgtgtgtgtgcctgtgtgtgtgtgtatgtgtgcgtgtgtgtgtgtgtgtgtgtgtatgtgtgtgtgtgtgtgtgtgcctgtgtgtgtgcctgtgtgtgcctgtgtgtgtgcctgtgtgtgtatgtgtgtgtgtgcgtgtgtgtgtgtgtttgaatgtgtgcatgagtatatgtgtgtgtgtgcttgtgtctgtgtctgtgttgactttttaaaaaattttttttagatACTTTATTAAACCCGGAAAGGAAATCAGGTAATCTGTAATTTAACCCTTTCTGAGCAGTTGCCCGGGGAGCAGATTGGGGGTCggggggcagccgtggtctaaaggttagagaaccgggcttgtgactggagggttgccggttcaattcccaggccgaacatccacggctgtgtgcccttgagcaagacacttaaccccaatACTCCCCCGGCGCTCacggaatgctgcccactgctcctgtgtctggtgtgtgtgttcactactggtgtgttagatgggttaaatgcagaggacaaattcactgttcacagtgtgtgtgtgtgcaatcacagaaacttaacttaacttaggTGCTTGGCCCTAGGGCACTGCAGGCAttactgagggggggggggtcgcttCCCCAACCTTTAGGCCACAGATGccgaccagtgtgtgtgtgtctgtctatctgtgagtgtgtgtggtgagaatACTGTTGAGTCAAGCTTCACCCCCCACAAAAACTTGCATAATAGCCTGACACGCCCACATAGAGAcctacagagacacacacacactcactcacacacacaggtcggTTCCCTGGTCGAAGTGTAGACTTCACTGTGACTTTCCAGAAATGACAGATCCTGTCATTGCCCCTCTGTGTGGACATGTGGACAGTGAGGAAGCCTGTGGCCCTCTGCCCTATCTAGCGCCCTCTAAGGGCAGAGGCCGGCGCCTCACTGTGTTATATGCACTGTTGGGACTGGCTTTCATCTTCATCATGATAGAAGCAGGATTCATTTATCATCTCTTCAAAAAGACAGAGGTGAgtgggtctgtgtttgttgtgtgtgtgtgtgtatgtttgttgtgtgtgtgtctctttgcgtatctgtgtctgtgtgtgtatttctgagtgtgtgtgtgtgtgtgtgtgtgcgcgcgcatgtgtgtataaaATAATTTGCATATAAAGCTCTGTCATAAGGTAACTGCTTCATCATTCACTGGTCTTTTTCCTGTACGGTGCAACAACTTTGGTGCAGAAAAGCGTGGGTGTTGTGCGTTGAGTTTCAGTGTCTAAGTTTGGTTCCAAAATGTAACTGTAAGCATATGTGCGTCTAAATCTGGCCACAGGTCCGTGTTTGGTGTGAAACAAGATGATGTTATTCAATACCTAAATCATATCCTTCAAGCTTTTTATCTAAACATGGCACAAATGCTAATTAACTTCACTGGTACTGAGCCGAATGAGACAAAGGAATGCATAATATTATAGCATAATGATATTTACAGTCGGTGATACAGATGTTAtagaaggttttttttatagtgttttaTAATCATCATAATGctttcttcatttctgtgtAGATGACTTCCAGTTCCATCCCCTCACATGAAGGCCAGAGGGTAAGCTTTGCGTGTCCATATTtactgttggtttgtgtgtgtgtgtgtgtgtgtgtgtgtgtgtttgtgtgtgtgtgtgtgtgtgtgtgtgtgtgtgtctgtgtgtgtgtgtgtgtgtgtgtgtgtgtgtgtgtttgcatgtataaCGTATGATAACACTACTACTCTTATCATCCTACAGGGAGGAAAAATACCAGAAGAGTCAGAgagtatgtatacacacacacagacacagacacagacacacacacacacacacacacatctattaaGTTGTCATCCccacaaacagacagtgatTTATATGTGCCACAAtaatcataaaatatttcagtcatgtgtcacaggtctatgtgtgtatatttatgtaaacATAGTAATAGGAACATGcaactaaaaatgtttttgttgtttcagtAAGCTTAGCTATAACACACGAAACATGAGTGtattactgtgttgtttgtggttTACTGGCAGttagttaatgtgtgtgttttaacgttGATTTTATGAAACAGTATCAAGTGAAATACCAGTGGAAACAGCAAAAGGGACTGGAGTGAAAAAACCAGCTGCCTTTCTGATGGGTAAAGATGTccctgcttacacacacatacaaacacacacacacacacacacagacacagacgcacacgcacacgcacacacgcacacacacacacacacgcacatctctctctctctctctgtctctctcactttctccacTGGTTCATAGTGTGTTGTAGGGCTGAGCAATATTGACCAAAAATCAGATCTCGGTACTTATTGGCTGGATGGCGATACACGATATATATCTCGGTATTTTCTATGAAGTGGGCTAAATGTTCAGTTGTAAGTGAAAGCCTCATGTGAGATGTCACAAGCACTATTGTCGtgtgatcaaaataaaatgcaaagacaGGGTTTCCTTCCCTGTTTGAACATATACAACGTCAAAACGTAAACGAAAAAGTATACAAAATAAATGGTCTATATTACATAAAAACAGGCCCATCTCTAAGAATGCTCCTTCAGTTTCTTGTTACTAAGAAGCCACTAAACAAGCTAAACTCTGAGCTAAAGAAGTTACAAATAGTTTCTTGTTACTAAGAAACGAAACACAAATTGAAGATTTAATAGGTTTATTCTTGAGGTATAAGTGTGTATTGCTCTTCTTACCACTGACATCTGTGTACCAAGCAGTGCAAGACTTCAGTTGTAAGAAAATGATTGAGAAcgtgtttacattttttcctACCGTCAAGCTGTATATCGAGGTTATGTAGCATTAAATGTATTATGCTTTAAATGTGTGataataaatattaatgaaaataattctGTTCATATAGACATTTAATATACATCTCGTATCATGCGTATCATCTACAGTCAGTTTACTGAGCTCTTCACTCGTCActtttgtcttgtgtgaaaaCATTCACGGAGAACTGCCAGCCTATTCTCccagtttcctgtttatgatctgACGTCACCCGACCTTACAGTGGCGCAATGAATAAGTGAATCAGCATTGGCCCACGCAATGGCCCACAGTTCGGGCAATATGTGAGCTTGCTGTCCTGGAGATATGGACATTATTTCTCCCTCCCTGAGATCAAGAACAAAAATATACTGGTGAGTTGTAGTCTATGTGCAGTTCTGAgaactttatccacatcaaGGAATAGTAATTCTAATCTTCTGAAgcacctggtaaaacaacacACTTCTACAAGGCTAATCGCAAAGGATCCCAGTGTTAGTGCCGCTGACCAAGGACAGGGAGCCACTCCATCCAGACAGCCAAGGCTTGATTTGCTTCGTATGCATTagtgagagaacaggagcaAACAGTTAGAAGTAACGCAAAAGTTACTTTCcctagtaactaattacttttatatgcagAAATTGAAAGAAGTAACTAGTGACTGCTAATTACTAACTTTCAGTAAAGTTAGTGGGGGCGGGGCTTGTGTGGAGATGCAGGAGGAGAGTGGGGGCGGGGTTTGTGTGGAGATGCAGgaggagagtggggggggggggtttgcgtggagacacagagggagagagtgggggcaGGATTTGCGTGgagatgcagagggagagagtgggggcgTGGTTTGCGTGGAGACGCAGGAGGAGAGTGGGGGCGGGGTTTACgtggagacacagaggggagagagtggGGGCGGGGTTTGCGTGgagatgcagagggagagagtgggggcgTGGTTTGCGTGGagacgcagagggagagagtgggggcgTGGTTTACGTGGagacgcagagggagagagtgggggcgGGGTTTGCGTGGAGACgcaggaggagagagtgggggcAGGGTTTGCGTGGagacgcagagggagagagtgggggcgGGGTTTGTGTGGAGATGCAGGAGGAGAGTGGGGGCGGGGTTTGTGTGGAGACGCAGGACGAGAGTGGGGACGGGGTTTACgtggagacacagaggggagagagtggTGGCGGGGTTTGCGTGGAGACgcaggaggagagagtgggggcGGGGTTTACGTGGAGATGCAGGAGGAGAGTGGGGGCGGGGCTTGTGTGGAGATGCAGGAGGAGAGTGGGGGCGGGGTTTGTGTGGAGatgcaggaggagagtgtggGGGCGGGGTTTGCGTGGagacgcagagggagagagtgggggcgGGGTTTGcgtggagacacagagggagagagtgggggcgGGGTTTGCGTGgagatgcagagggagagagtggggtggggtttgtgtggagatgcaggaggagagtgtggGGGCGGGGTTTGTGTGGAGatgcagagggagagtgggggcggggtttgtgtggagatgcagagggagagtgggggCGGGGTTTGTGTGGAGATGCAGGAGGAGAGTGGGGGCGGGGTTTGTGTGGAGATGCAGGAGGAGAGTGGGGGCGGGGTTTGTGTGgagatgcagagggagagagtgggggcgGGGTTTGTGTGGAGATGCAGGAGGAGAGTGGGGGCGGGGTTTGTGTGGAGatgcaggaggagagagtgggggcggggtttgtgtggagatgcagagggagagtgggggcgtggtttgtgtggagatgcagagggagagagtgggggcggggtttgtgtggagatgcagagggagagtgggggCGTGGTTTGTGTGGAGATGCAGGAGGAGAGTGGGGGCGGGGTTTGTGTGgagatgcagagggagagagtgggaagACAGGAGAGATGCAAACACTGGCTCGGCTTTACAGAGGAAACGGGTTATGTTATGCAACATAAAACTGTATCAGTGTAAACAGTATTGTCTCATCCCATATCtcatatgaaaatatatatcgATATACCTTAAAAAATCGATATACCACCTAATCGATATACCGGCCCTTGTGTGTTACTTCATTCTCAGGTGCCAACCCTCCAGTGGATGGAGATGGTGTGTTTCGCTGGCAGACTGAGGGAGATGCTTTCCAGCAGGAGCTGACCTATAGGAACAGGACACTGGTCATTCAGAAAGAGGGTATTTACTTCATCTACTCTAAGATCTACTACAATGAATCCCCCTGTGGCCTCTTCAAACATGAGGTTGTGCGTCAGACCACACAGTTTCCCACCCTTAAGACCCTCCTGTCCCCACGATACAACGACCCCATGACCCTCATGCAGAACATAAGGTAAGCCTGGTAGCCTTCCCTTACATTAATCAATTCTTGTGTAGTGactttatttttacagttaataAATCAGTTTATCCTGTTTTTTGGGAGATTTCTGAATCATCTTTCCATATCTTCTCGTTTCTTTCCACAGATACCGCTGCCTGAACACCCAGAGGAGCGACCGGACTGATCGTAAGGAGACAGGGAACAGTTTTTTGAGTGGGGCATTTGAGCTGAAAACTGGTGATCTTATCTATGTTAAAGTGAACAATAAATCTCTGGTATTGTCTGGAATGCACGACAACTTCTTTGGTGCATTCATGATCTAGAGGAACTGTCTCAGCTTTGTTGGTTTCATGGTTTCATTCATGTTTCTGTCCATCAATcgttagtgtttttttctttttctttttcttttttgtgaaagGTTCCACTGAGTTTACAGTCTAGAACCGTCCTGGAGAGCCAAAGTCcagctgctttttgttttggccTCTTAATTAGATATGGACTCTTACCtggaaaacgtgtgtgtgtgtgtgtgtgtgtgtctgtgtgctcttcagccagtcagagactgtgtgtcgTGGGACTGGATTTGGGCCTGGATTATTCctataaatgctttttttttttttcttcgcttCAATATTTCGTTttcgttgtttttttctgcctcttttcGTCATATATGTTCaatatgcacaaaaaaaagataaagagagggaaaaaaagatcatgtttcatttacattaaattagatttaaatgaatgttctgttcctttggttttttttcagtaaagagCTGGAGTGTCATGTGTAGTTTATTGAAACAATAGGagacgtcacacacacacacacacacacacacacacacaacacacacacacacacacacaacacacacacacaacacacacacacacacacacacacacacacacaacacacacgcacatacacacacacacacacacacacaacacacacacacacacacaacacacacacacaacacacacacacacgcacacacacacacacgcacatacacacacgcacacacacacacaacacacacacacacacacaacacacacgcacatacacacacgcacacacacacacacacacaacacacacgcacatacacacacgcacacacacatacgcacacacacacacacacacacacacacacacacacaacacacacgcacatacacacacacacacacacacacacacacacacacaggaagagagagatggtgtaaCACAGataaagtcacagagagagagaggaagagagaaaaaagatagagagagagagagatagtgtaaCCCAGATGAGGAACACAGATGGCCACTGATAAAGGGGTTGTGTGGTGTGAAAACTTTAGTGTGAATGAAAGAGTTAGACATGGCTGAATATGCAGAAACAGGTTAATATagctttctgtctcactctctgcagcacttctgtgtgtgcatgtttgtgcgtgtgtgtgtatctgtgtgtgggtgcatgtgtgtgtgtgtgtgcgcgtgtgtgtttgtgcgtgtgtgtgtagtgcagtaacctgacacacccacacagagtcCTGCggtgacacacactcactctcacactcacacacacactgacacacacacacacacacacacacacacacacacacagacacacacacacacacgcaaaacacacacacacacacacacacacacaacacacacacacacacacaggttggtTCCCTGGTCGAAGTGCAGACTTCGGTCCAGCAACCTGTGCCATTGTATCCTCTCTAGTGCCCCCTAAGGGTGAATACATAAATagaattcctgaatatataaaagtaagtCTGAATGTATAAATGTAACTCTGAATGTATAAAAGTCAGTTTATACTCAGGCATATCACGAGACagtaattgttcttttttgaatcgtttctttttttttcttcttcttcaaggGGCACTGAGTGAGCcaaacaagtttaacattagcatttagcatcagtgagattttacagtaaaaacaagtttaacattagcatttagcatcagtgagattttacagtaaaaacaagtttaacattagcatttagcatcagtgagattttacagtaaaaacaagtttaacattagcatttagcatcagtgagattttacagtaaaaacaagtttaacattagcatttagcatcagtgagattttacagtaaaaacaagtttaacgttagcatttagcatcagtgagattttacagtaaaaacaagtttaacgttagcatttagcatcagtgagattttacagtaaaaacaagtttaacattagcatttagcatcagtgaaattttacagtaaaaacaagtttaacattagcatttagcatcagtgagattttacagtaaaaacaagtttaacattagcatttagcatcagtgagattttacagtaaaaacaagtttaacattagcatttagcatcagtgagattttacagtaaaaacaagtttaacattagcatttagcatcagtgagattttacagtaaaaacaagtttaacattagcatttagcatcagtgagattttacagtaaaaacaagtttaacattagcatttagcatcagtgagattttacagtaaaaacaagtttaacattagcatttagcatcagTGAGATTTTACAGTacaatcaaagataatcaagcaaaaatGCAGACCAAGGAGGaccacttctccaagacagaaaaggtagaaagcttttggtcatcagtTCTGTTGTCGCATGACCAGAAactttcttctttgtccaggtgagctttTGCAAAGGCTGGACAAGCCTTTGCgtgcctgtcttggagaagtggagtcctccttgatcggtgtccatggagaccagccttgtgcagtgtgCGCTGGAGTGCCTGCCCtgagatgttggtaccagaattgctcaggTTCATCAGGATGACCTTGGGGATGATCGttggattcttcttggcctctcactCTGCCATTCATGCCAGTGCAGGTGTCACTTTTGGCCTCCTAACCCCACCCTTTGAGacttttcacagtgtggaattccttgtacttttagattatgctttgcactgtggccactggcacttAAACACTTGGATGTGGCTTTATAGCCTCTCCCCgtcttgtgagcagccacaatATGCAaccggaggtcctcactaagctctttggttttagtcATGACTTGGCATTGACTACTgactgactagagaactactgcatgagctgttctccATTTACAGTTGAatagaatgctctagaacatggtagaaattaccaggaccaTTTGCAATGGTATAGGAACTTGGATTTTCTGAAAATTTGCAACAATTTcaaggggtatgaataattttggacatgacatttttagtaaaaatgaGTAAAGAACTAATTAGTAAAAAATTTAGTAAAAAAATCGTTATTATTAACATCTCTGAGACAATGTCTTAccatcttttgtcacttgtttatgtcatttccagccagatcAAAGTtactggtcaaataaaaattcattatAAATCAAAATTTGGCACAGATATGAATAATTTGGGGCTTAACTGTATATATTTagagttacatttatatattcagctttatatttatacatttccTGTGTGGCctcacataatacacacacacaaacacacacacacacacacacacacatacatatatatgcatgtattatgagtatgaatgtgtgtgtgtgtgtgtgtgtgtgtgtgtgtgtgtgtatatatataattatttgcATATAAAGCTCTGTCATAAGGTAACTGCTTCATCATTTACTGGTCTTTTTCCTGTACGGTGCAGAAACTTTGGTGCAGAAAAGCGTGGGTGTTGTGCGTTGAGTTTCAGTGTCTAAGTTTGGTTTCAAAGAGCAACCACAGGTTTATGTGCATCTAAATCTGGCCGCAGATCTGTCAGCGTTTGGTGTGATACAGGATGATGTTATTCAACCTAAACCATATCCTTCAAGCTTTTTATCTATAAATGCTAATTAGCttcagatacagatacagatacagagacttCCAGTTCCGTCCCCTCTTATAAAGGCCGGAGGGTAATtattgtgtgttcatgtttactgttggtttgtgtgtgtgtgtgtgtgtgtgtgtgtgtgtgtgtgtgtgtgtgtgcttgtgtgcgtgcgtgtgtgtgtgtgtgtgtgtgtgcgtgcttgtgtgtgtgagtgtgtgtgtgtgtgtgtgtatgcgtgtgtatataaaATAATTTGCATATAAAGCTCTGTCATAAGGTAACTGCTCCATCATTCACTGGTCTTTTTCCTGTACGGTGCAGAAACACCACAGTGTGGGTGTTGTGCGCTGAGTTTCAACTTTCAAGCTTGATTCCAAAGAGCAGGTGTATGTGCGTCTAAATCTGGCCACAGATGTGTTGGCGTTTGGTGTGATACATGATGATGCTATTCAACCTGTCATGTCCCGTTCTTTATCCAACAGTCATAGTCCTTTTGCGTAAACATGGCGTAAATGCTAATGAACTTCACTGGCactgagacaaacaggacaaaggaatgacataaataatgacatttacagACAATGATACAGCTTTTATAGAGAGTTCCTCATAGGGTTAGGGAATGATATGTATATGTTTGCTTGTGTGATATCTTATGtaagcgtgtgtgagtgtgtttttgtgtgttagcTTGTATAACGagttgtatgcatgt encodes:
- the LOC115817104 gene encoding tumor necrosis factor ligand superfamily member 10-like translates to MAESVVASPCPQVDGQVTRVHRKPGNRRHIVLNILVAVVVFTVTIAAAFICANPPVDGDGVFRWQTEGDAFQQELTYRNRTLVIQKEGIYFIYSKIYYNESPCGLFKHEVVRQTTQFPTLKTLLSPRYNDPMTLMQNIRYRCLNTQRSDRTDRKETGNSFLSGAFELKTGDLIYVKVNNKSLVLSGMHDNFFGAFMI